Proteins from one Embleya scabrispora genomic window:
- a CDS encoding beta-galactosidase, with protein sequence MRLTRVPGLLFGGDYNPEQWPEEVWAEDAKLMVEAGVNMATVAVFSWSRLEPRPGEYDFGWLDRVLDLLHEHGIAADLATATATPPPWLVREHPEVMPVDAHGTRLEFGSRQGYCPSSPIFRAATVRLARAMAERYGSHPALAMWHIGNEYADHTLECFCDESARHFRRWLTDRYADIDGLNAAWGTSCWGQHYTDFGQINPPRVAPGPINPAQVLDWRRFCSDALLECFEAEKAVLREVTPEIPVTTNFMSILHGLDYWKWAAAEDFVSDDAYPDPADPTSHTGIALSYDLMRSLKRRPWLLLEQAPSAVSWREVNVPKPPGKMRLDSLQALAHGADGVMFFQWRQAHYGPEKFHSALLPHGGVQTRGWQDTLRLGGDLGKLAEIAGTSGRADVALVLDWDSWWGLEAPESMPTKRLALLRLMRTWYEPLHALGIPVDLTPPDRDLSDYRLVIAPNLYLCTEESAAHLRAYPGELVVGPFSGVVDAADRIHPGGAPGPLRELLGLRVDEFWPLADGVEQGVRYADGTSGTATRWAEWIRTEGAATVAEYADGDLAGQPAITRLDRVTYVGCALEDVTPVLTDALTRAGIRPVADLPPGVEAGLRTGPDADYLFLLNHGTTTAALTLRAPGTDLLTGRDLHGSIEIGPRDAVVLRTAHEGEK encoded by the coding sequence GTGCGGTTGACGCGAGTGCCGGGATTGCTGTTCGGAGGTGACTACAACCCCGAGCAGTGGCCGGAGGAGGTCTGGGCCGAGGACGCCAAGCTGATGGTCGAGGCCGGCGTGAACATGGCGACCGTCGCGGTCTTCTCCTGGTCACGTCTGGAACCCCGGCCCGGGGAGTACGACTTCGGCTGGTTGGACCGGGTGCTCGACCTGCTGCACGAGCACGGCATCGCCGCCGATCTGGCCACCGCGACCGCCACCCCGCCGCCCTGGCTGGTGCGGGAGCACCCCGAGGTGATGCCGGTCGACGCGCACGGCACGCGGCTCGAATTCGGCTCGCGGCAGGGCTACTGCCCCAGCTCGCCGATCTTCCGCGCGGCCACCGTCCGGCTCGCCCGGGCGATGGCGGAGCGTTACGGCAGCCACCCGGCGCTGGCGATGTGGCACATCGGCAACGAGTACGCGGACCACACGCTGGAGTGCTTCTGCGACGAGTCGGCCCGGCACTTCCGCCGGTGGCTGACCGACCGGTACGCCGACATCGACGGCCTCAACGCCGCCTGGGGCACCTCCTGCTGGGGCCAGCACTACACCGACTTCGGCCAGATCAACCCGCCGCGCGTGGCGCCGGGACCGATCAACCCGGCCCAGGTGCTCGACTGGCGGCGCTTTTGCTCCGACGCGCTCCTGGAGTGCTTCGAGGCGGAGAAGGCCGTGCTGCGCGAGGTCACCCCCGAGATCCCGGTGACCACCAACTTCATGAGCATCCTGCACGGCCTGGACTACTGGAAGTGGGCCGCCGCCGAGGACTTCGTCAGCGACGACGCCTACCCCGACCCCGCCGACCCGACCTCGCACACCGGCATCGCGCTCAGCTACGACCTGATGCGCTCGCTCAAGCGGCGCCCGTGGCTGCTGCTCGAACAGGCGCCGAGCGCGGTCAGCTGGCGCGAGGTCAACGTGCCCAAGCCGCCCGGCAAGATGCGCCTGGACAGCCTCCAGGCACTCGCCCACGGCGCCGACGGCGTGATGTTCTTCCAATGGCGCCAGGCCCACTACGGTCCCGAGAAGTTCCACTCCGCGCTCCTGCCGCACGGCGGTGTGCAAACCCGAGGATGGCAGGACACGCTGCGCCTGGGCGGCGATCTGGGCAAGCTCGCCGAGATCGCCGGCACCTCCGGCCGCGCCGACGTCGCGCTCGTCCTGGACTGGGACTCGTGGTGGGGCCTGGAAGCCCCCGAGTCGATGCCCACCAAGCGCCTGGCCCTGCTGCGCCTGATGCGCACCTGGTACGAACCGCTGCACGCGCTCGGCATTCCCGTCGACCTGACCCCGCCCGACCGCGACCTGTCCGACTACCGCCTGGTGATCGCGCCCAACCTGTACCTGTGCACCGAGGAGAGCGCGGCCCACCTGCGCGCCTACCCCGGCGAACTGGTCGTCGGCCCGTTCAGCGGCGTGGTCGACGCGGCCGACCGGATCCACCCCGGCGGCGCCCCCGGCCCGCTGCGCGAACTGCTCGGACTGCGCGTCGACGAATTCTGGCCGCTGGCCGACGGCGTCGAGCAGGGCGTGCGCTACGCCGACGGCACCTCGGGCACCGCGACCCGCTGGGCCGAGTGGATCCGTACCGAAGGTGCCGCCACCGTCGCCGAATACGCCGACGGCGACCTCGCCGGACAACCCGCGATCACCCGCCTGGACCGCGTCACCTACGTCGGCTGCGCCCTGGAGGACGTCACTCCCGTACTCACCGACGCGCTGACTCGCGCCGGCATACGCCCGGTCGCCGACCTGCCCCCCGGCGTCGAGGCCGGGCTGCGAACCGGCCCCGACGCCGACTACCTGTTCCTGCTCAACCACGGCACGACCACCGCGGCACTGACCCTGCGCGCCCCCGGCACGGACCTGCTGACCGGGCGCGACCTGCACGGCTCGATCGAGATCGGACCCAGGGACGCCGTGGTGCTGCGCACCGCACACGAGGGAGAGAAGTGA
- a CDS encoding GntR family transcriptional regulator: MGIQRRPLREQIREELLLRLDRGDFAAGKDINEVVLAAELGVSRTPLREALITLAGEGVLESNQGRGFRFAPVSSKEFRELCEIVAGLESLALELSDPEELREMAPELLRLARGFPDPVAEQSEIEWHDDEWHDLLLGRCPNERLLDLVTSVKAGMRRYTHLIAGEDTLLEREAEEHCRIAEHLRAGDVPAATAALRDNWISGMERMTSRIPAAPGTA; the protein is encoded by the coding sequence ATGGGTATCCAGCGGCGACCTCTGCGGGAGCAGATCCGCGAGGAGTTGCTTCTGCGCCTCGACCGGGGCGACTTCGCGGCGGGCAAGGACATCAACGAGGTGGTGCTCGCCGCCGAGCTGGGCGTGAGCCGCACTCCCCTGCGCGAAGCCCTGATCACCCTCGCCGGCGAAGGTGTCCTGGAGAGCAATCAGGGGCGCGGCTTCCGGTTCGCGCCGGTCAGCAGCAAGGAGTTCCGCGAGCTGTGCGAGATCGTCGCGGGCCTGGAGTCACTCGCCCTGGAGCTCTCCGACCCGGAGGAACTCCGGGAGATGGCACCGGAGTTGCTGCGTCTGGCCCGGGGCTTCCCGGATCCGGTGGCGGAGCAGTCGGAGATCGAGTGGCACGACGACGAGTGGCACGACCTGCTGCTCGGCCGGTGCCCGAACGAGCGGCTGCTCGATCTGGTGACCAGCGTGAAGGCGGGAATGCGCCGCTACACCCACCTGATCGCGGGCGAGGACACCTTGCTGGAGCGCGAGGCCGAGGAGCACTGCCGGATCGCCGAACACCTGCGCGCCGGCGACGTCCCGGCGGCCACGGCGGCGCTGCGCGACAACTGGATCAGCGGGATGGAGCGCATGACGAGCCGGATCCCGGCGGCCCCGGGTACGGCCTGA
- a CDS encoding PQQ-binding-like beta-propeller repeat protein, with amino-acid sequence MPHQAQPQSHTRPAPYPPSSGGGGFVANPNLPLYETHPPAGPHTYPPHGGPGGPAGPGPLPPHGPGGPGGPTPPSSPMPLQPAPSDHHFVFGPPLDPTRIRVRRDRPVLLRSALLALAVLAVAGVGAVRQAVKDANDYDNSGQHVAVSWALKEGRDGPKPPASAAKDPRTLEGTWFQGDTVVRSERARVVAYRVDSGATAWEKPLPGGASMCAAGAETDGTIAVIVYGVGTACDRVAGVDVTSGTEVWSKPRTARDTPAQERVAVSHGVAVSGDTAFRIRDGAQLWTANTVAAGCRVTGFRGGAALVANGQCAGADTVWALDPATGKPAWTHTLPKGGPPGASPVVATSPVIVNEPTGSGGAIRPTVLTDRGEPAYPIDTGNPLVGDARGTAPRLLADERTIYVPGNNGRSVHASSSPGANQIIAIDRASGRVRWISELPAAVKVVGLSVDSKAAPIAVEPDGALRVWVNARGSKPPRLVRFDPDDGHITVLDEYPLRLGVSLAEAMPKPFEHDGRLFLVDETTTGLGYRLIAGARRNT; translated from the coding sequence GTGCCGCATCAGGCGCAGCCGCAGTCGCACACCCGCCCGGCGCCGTATCCCCCTTCCTCCGGCGGCGGCGGTTTCGTCGCGAACCCCAACCTGCCGCTGTACGAGACCCACCCCCCGGCCGGCCCGCACACCTACCCGCCGCACGGCGGCCCCGGCGGCCCGGCCGGCCCGGGTCCGTTGCCGCCCCACGGCCCCGGCGGCCCCGGCGGCCCGACACCCCCGTCGTCCCCGATGCCGCTGCAACCGGCGCCCTCGGACCACCACTTCGTCTTCGGCCCGCCGCTCGACCCCACCCGCATCCGGGTGCGGCGGGATCGCCCGGTCCTGCTCCGCAGCGCGCTCCTGGCCCTGGCCGTGCTCGCGGTGGCCGGCGTCGGCGCGGTGCGGCAGGCGGTCAAGGACGCCAACGACTACGACAACTCCGGCCAACACGTCGCGGTCTCCTGGGCGTTGAAGGAGGGCCGGGACGGTCCGAAGCCCCCGGCGAGCGCGGCCAAGGACCCCCGTACCCTCGAGGGCACCTGGTTCCAGGGCGACACCGTGGTCCGCTCGGAGCGTGCCCGCGTGGTGGCGTACCGCGTCGACAGCGGGGCCACCGCCTGGGAGAAGCCGCTTCCGGGCGGCGCCTCGATGTGCGCCGCCGGCGCCGAGACCGACGGGACGATCGCGGTGATCGTCTACGGCGTCGGCACCGCCTGCGACCGCGTCGCGGGCGTCGACGTCACCTCCGGCACCGAGGTCTGGAGCAAGCCGCGCACCGCCAGGGACACCCCGGCCCAGGAGCGGGTGGCCGTCTCGCACGGCGTGGCGGTCAGCGGCGACACCGCGTTCCGGATCCGGGACGGCGCCCAGCTCTGGACCGCGAACACCGTGGCGGCCGGCTGCCGGGTCACCGGATTCCGCGGCGGCGCGGCGCTGGTCGCCAACGGACAGTGCGCCGGCGCCGACACGGTCTGGGCCCTGGACCCCGCCACCGGCAAACCGGCCTGGACACACACCCTGCCCAAGGGCGGCCCGCCCGGCGCCTCCCCGGTCGTGGCCACCTCCCCGGTCATCGTCAACGAGCCGACCGGCTCGGGCGGCGCGATCCGACCGACGGTGCTGACCGATCGCGGCGAGCCCGCGTACCCGATCGACACCGGCAATCCCCTGGTCGGCGACGCCCGCGGCACCGCCCCGCGCCTGCTCGCCGACGAGCGCACCATCTACGTGCCCGGCAACAACGGCCGGTCCGTGCACGCCTCGTCCTCCCCCGGCGCCAACCAGATCATCGCGATCGACCGGGCGAGCGGCCGGGTGCGCTGGATCTCCGAGTTGCCCGCCGCGGTCAAGGTGGTCGGCCTGAGCGTGGACAGCAAGGCCGCCCCGATCGCGGTCGAGCCGGACGGCGCCCTGCGCGTGTGGGTCAACGCCCGGGGCAGCAAGCCGCCGCGCCTGGTCCGCTTCGACCCGGACGACGGCCACATCACCGTCCTCGACGAATACCCGCTGCGCCTGGGCGTCTCGCTCGCGGAGGCGATGCCCAAGCCCTTCGAACACGACGGCCGGCTGTTCCTCGTCGACGAAACCACCACCGGCCTGGGCTACCGCCTGATCGCCGGCGCCCGAAGAAACACCTGA
- a CDS encoding MsnO8 family LLM class oxidoreductase: MNVFSPQVRFSVLDRSLTLRGEHPASALRHAVAFAREVERLGYSRFWVAEHHSVPGVAGSAPTVLAAAVAAATERIRVGTGGVMLPNHQPLVVAEQFGVLEALYPGRIDMGVGRSVGFTDGIRAALGRDKDAAEDFPERLAELLGYFLGTQDAHPGVHARPAEGLRPAPFVLATGAGAAYAAAAGVPLVVAAAIGEERMLRAIERYRTAFRPSTWAARPYVVLAGTVAVADTAEAADDLLLPEAWAAAYSRTRGTFPPLIPAEEIRAAALTARERDHLDAARRDRIAGTAQTVAADLAALFARTDADEFLVTTSSHDRIGRADSARRLAELVGIAPRIGAGATR; the protein is encoded by the coding sequence GTGAACGTGTTCTCGCCGCAGGTCCGGTTCTCCGTCCTCGATCGATCGTTGACGCTTCGCGGCGAGCACCCCGCCTCGGCGCTGCGGCACGCGGTGGCGTTCGCCCGGGAGGTGGAGCGGCTGGGGTATTCCCGCTTCTGGGTCGCGGAGCATCACAGCGTTCCGGGGGTGGCCGGCTCGGCGCCGACCGTGCTGGCCGCCGCGGTGGCGGCGGCGACCGAGCGGATCCGGGTCGGCACCGGCGGGGTGATGTTGCCCAACCACCAACCGCTCGTGGTGGCCGAGCAGTTCGGGGTGCTGGAGGCGCTGTACCCGGGGCGGATCGACATGGGCGTGGGGCGTTCCGTGGGGTTCACCGACGGGATCCGCGCGGCGCTGGGGCGGGACAAGGACGCGGCGGAGGACTTCCCGGAGCGGCTGGCCGAACTGCTCGGCTACTTCCTGGGCACCCAGGACGCGCACCCGGGCGTCCACGCGCGCCCCGCCGAAGGGCTGCGTCCGGCGCCGTTCGTGCTGGCCACCGGGGCGGGCGCGGCTTACGCGGCCGCGGCGGGCGTACCGCTGGTGGTGGCCGCGGCGATCGGCGAGGAGCGCATGCTGCGCGCGATCGAGCGCTACCGGACCGCGTTCCGGCCGTCCACCTGGGCGGCGCGACCCTACGTGGTGCTCGCCGGCACGGTCGCCGTCGCGGACACCGCCGAGGCGGCCGACGACCTGCTGCTGCCCGAGGCGTGGGCGGCCGCCTATTCGCGCACTCGCGGCACCTTCCCGCCGCTGATCCCGGCCGAGGAGATCCGCGCCGCCGCGCTCACCGCACGCGAGCGCGACCACCTGGACGCCGCGCGGCGCGACCGGATCGCCGGTACCGCGCAGACCGTCGCGGCGGACCTGGCGGCGCTGTTCGCCCGCACCGACGCGGACGAGTTCCTGGTCACCACGAGCAGCCACGACCGGATCGGCCGCGCGGACTCGGCCCGGCGCCTGGCCGAACTCGTGGGCATCGCGCCCCGGATCGGCGCGGGCGCGACGCGCTGA
- a CDS encoding acetamidase/formamidase family protein, protein MTLLEVVSLRPTYHQYAYTFGGRRPLVTVRPGTIVELSTEDCFGGNVRGFDDLPSAVCEFPYLNPVTGPIAVEGAEVGDTLAVHFVDISPARDWGVSSTFPHFGALTATHTTAMLHAPLEERVWVYDLDVEAGVCRFRARKSDFSVELPLDPMHGTVGVAPAGGETLMSITPGAHGGNMDTPEMRAGTTAYFGVNVAGGMLSIGDGHARQGEGEVCGTAVEAAMRTVIVVDLIKGGAPVSPRLENDRYLMTTGSARPLEDAYRISQRDLVDWTAGLLDLDLLDAYQLVSQAGLAPAANVCDTNYTMVAKLPKATLGRQRAYEGRHDHLRAVAGAYLRER, encoded by the coding sequence ATGACCCTGCTCGAAGTCGTCTCGCTACGGCCGACCTACCACCAGTACGCCTACACCTTCGGCGGTCGTCGGCCCCTGGTGACGGTGCGCCCGGGCACCATCGTCGAGCTGTCCACCGAGGACTGCTTCGGCGGCAACGTCAGGGGCTTCGACGATCTGCCCAGCGCGGTCTGCGAGTTCCCCTATCTCAATCCCGTCACCGGACCGATCGCGGTCGAGGGCGCCGAGGTCGGGGACACCCTCGCGGTGCACTTCGTGGACATCTCGCCCGCCCGGGACTGGGGTGTCTCCAGCACCTTCCCGCACTTCGGCGCGCTGACCGCGACACACACCACGGCGATGCTGCACGCGCCGCTGGAGGAGCGGGTCTGGGTCTACGACCTGGACGTCGAGGCGGGCGTCTGCCGCTTCCGGGCCCGCAAGAGCGACTTCTCGGTCGAGTTGCCGCTCGACCCGATGCACGGCACCGTCGGGGTGGCACCGGCCGGCGGCGAGACGCTGATGTCGATCACCCCGGGGGCGCACGGCGGCAACATGGACACCCCCGAGATGCGCGCCGGCACCACCGCGTACTTCGGCGTCAACGTCGCGGGCGGCATGCTCTCGATCGGCGACGGCCACGCCCGGCAGGGCGAGGGGGAGGTATGCGGGACGGCGGTGGAGGCCGCGATGCGCACGGTGATCGTGGTCGACCTGATCAAGGGCGGCGCACCGGTGTCGCCGCGCCTGGAGAACGACCGCTACCTGATGACCACGGGCTCGGCCCGCCCGCTGGAGGACGCCTACCGGATCAGCCAGCGCGACCTGGTCGACTGGACGGCGGGCCTGCTGGACCTGGACCTGCTCGACGCCTACCAGCTGGTCAGCCAGGCCGGCCTGGCCCCGGCCGCCAACGTGTGCGACACGAACTACACGATGGTGGCCAAGCTCCCGAAGGCGACGCTGGGTCGGCAGCGGGCCTACGAGGGGCGGCACGACCACCTGCGCGCGGTCGCGGGGGCGTACCTGCGGGAGCGCTGA
- a CDS encoding APC family permease has translation MSEVPAPESAARPGSTGRPDPTGGAESIEKYGYKQELRRSLSFRDLLVYGLVFMVPIAPFGIFGGVFQGSGGMVALTYIIGMVAMMFTALSYAQMSQAFPMAGSVYSYAGRGIAAPVGFLAGWMILLDYILVPGLLYLIAAVAMNSLVGSIPVWMWVVGFVLLNTAVNYLGVEMTAKVNKIMLIGELIVLLLFVVVGVVALMDGKGRGFDFTPLYNGDTFSWSLAFGAVSIAALSFLGFDGISMLSEENKDSAKAIGRSMVAALLLAGTLFIVQTWVASLLVEDPKALIANGDPDGTAFYDAARVAAGGWLAKLTAVATAVAWGFANSLVAQAATSRLLYAMARDRQLPSILAKVHPKHRVPVNATLLTAAVSLALGLYTSTRDDGITKLSSLVNIGALTTFLVLHVSVVVHYLVRHKSRDYWRHLIAPSIGFAILAYVVYKADDDAQRLGMIWFAIGLALLSGLVLAGRRPKISAIDPIEEPV, from the coding sequence ATGAGCGAAGTCCCCGCGCCCGAATCCGCCGCGAGACCCGGGTCCACCGGCAGACCCGACCCGACCGGTGGAGCCGAGTCGATCGAGAAGTACGGCTACAAGCAAGAGCTCCGCCGCTCGCTGAGCTTTCGCGACCTGCTCGTCTACGGCCTGGTCTTCATGGTCCCGATCGCGCCGTTCGGCATCTTCGGCGGCGTGTTCCAGGGCTCCGGCGGCATGGTCGCGCTCACGTACATCATCGGCATGGTCGCGATGATGTTCACCGCGCTGTCCTACGCGCAGATGTCCCAGGCCTTCCCGATGGCCGGATCCGTGTACTCCTACGCCGGTCGCGGCATCGCCGCCCCCGTGGGCTTCCTGGCCGGCTGGATGATCCTGCTCGACTACATCCTCGTCCCCGGCCTGCTCTACCTGATCGCCGCCGTGGCGATGAACTCGCTGGTCGGCTCGATCCCGGTGTGGATGTGGGTGGTCGGCTTCGTGCTGCTGAACACGGCGGTGAACTACCTGGGCGTGGAGATGACCGCCAAGGTCAACAAGATCATGCTGATCGGCGAGTTGATCGTCCTGCTGCTGTTCGTGGTCGTCGGCGTGGTCGCGCTGATGGACGGCAAGGGCCGGGGTTTCGACTTCACCCCGCTGTACAACGGCGACACCTTCTCCTGGAGCCTGGCCTTCGGCGCCGTCTCGATCGCGGCGCTGAGCTTCCTCGGCTTCGACGGCATCTCCATGCTGTCCGAGGAGAACAAGGACTCGGCCAAGGCCATCGGCCGCTCGATGGTCGCCGCGCTGCTGCTCGCCGGCACCCTGTTCATCGTGCAGACCTGGGTGGCCTCGCTCCTGGTGGAGGACCCCAAGGCGCTGATCGCCAACGGCGACCCGGACGGCACCGCGTTCTACGACGCGGCCCGGGTCGCGGCCGGCGGCTGGCTGGCCAAGCTCACCGCCGTGGCCACCGCGGTCGCCTGGGGCTTCGCCAACTCGCTGGTCGCCCAGGCGGCCACCTCGCGCCTGCTCTACGCGATGGCCCGCGACCGGCAACTGCCGTCCATCCTGGCCAAGGTGCACCCCAAGCATCGGGTGCCGGTCAACGCCACGCTGCTCACCGCCGCCGTCTCGCTCGCGCTCGGCCTGTACACCAGCACCCGCGACGACGGCATCACCAAGCTGAGCAGCCTGGTCAACATCGGCGCGCTGACCACCTTCCTCGTCCTGCACGTCTCGGTCGTCGTGCACTACCTCGTCCGGCACAAGAGCCGCGACTACTGGCGACACCTGATCGCGCCCTCGATCGGCTTCGCGATCCTGGCGTACGTCGTCTACAAGGCCGACGACGACGCGCAGCGCCTGGGCATGATCTGGTTCGCGATCGGTCTTGCCCTGCTCTCCGGTCTGGTCCTGGCGGGCCGCCGGCCCAAGATCTCCGCCATCGATCCGATCGAGGAACCCGTATGA
- a CDS encoding substrate-binding domain-containing protein, with translation MSVETVLIEPLDALYSDRNPQVLRVGLVVPQSGALGIIGPSAVDAALLAAHEINSACGVRDRRLELVLVDAGAAPAAVAAQVRQLADAGAVEALVGFHTSDVHRAIEPVVTGRVPYIFTPPHEGGLRLPGVVCTGVDPMRQLRDSIGWLTRQHRLRRWALIGNDYIWPQATHRAAARLIAEARSSVVYERRVAFGAVREGLDELFAGLRTTGADALLLSLIGRDLVDFNRALRHAGLDRILVRLSGSLEENGLLAYGGDDTGGMYAVMQSFASQTDDRRLGLAERHRALFGPEAPVLDAYAEGLYDGLHLVAALASWNALGPNGLAAAVHRLLDGDPEGTRAAWARSPLGPPRRQVFLARAEGLEFAVLPHRESTSIWK, from the coding sequence ATGAGCGTCGAGACAGTCCTGATCGAGCCGCTCGACGCGCTGTATTCCGATCGGAATCCCCAGGTGCTTCGAGTGGGCCTCGTGGTGCCCCAGTCCGGTGCGCTCGGCATCATCGGCCCCTCCGCCGTGGATGCCGCGCTGCTCGCGGCGCACGAGATCAACTCCGCCTGCGGGGTGCGCGACCGCCGGCTCGAACTGGTGCTCGTGGACGCCGGCGCCGCACCCGCCGCGGTCGCCGCGCAGGTCCGACAGCTCGCCGACGCCGGGGCGGTGGAGGCGCTGGTCGGCTTCCACACCAGCGACGTGCACCGCGCGATCGAGCCGGTGGTGACCGGGCGGGTGCCGTACATCTTCACCCCGCCGCACGAGGGCGGCCTCCGGCTGCCGGGCGTGGTGTGCACCGGGGTCGACCCGATGCGGCAGCTGCGCGACTCGATCGGCTGGCTGACCCGACAACACCGGCTGCGCCGTTGGGCGTTGATCGGCAACGACTACATCTGGCCGCAGGCCACGCACCGTGCGGCGGCCCGGCTGATCGCCGAGGCGCGCAGCAGTGTGGTGTACGAGCGGCGGGTCGCCTTCGGCGCGGTGCGCGAGGGGCTGGACGAGTTGTTCGCGGGGCTGCGGACGACCGGTGCCGACGCGCTGCTGCTCAGTCTGATCGGGCGGGACCTGGTGGACTTCAACCGGGCGCTGCGGCACGCCGGTCTGGACCGGATCCTGGTGCGGCTGTCCGGATCCCTGGAGGAGAACGGCCTGCTGGCCTACGGCGGCGACGACACCGGCGGGATGTACGCGGTGATGCAGTCGTTCGCGTCGCAGACCGACGATCGCCGGCTGGGGCTGGCCGAGCGGCACCGGGCGCTGTTCGGACCGGAGGCGCCGGTTCTGGACGCCTACGCGGAGGGGCTGTACGACGGGCTGCACCTGGTCGCGGCACTCGCGTCGTGGAACGCGCTGGGCCCCAACGGGTTGGCGGCGGCGGTACACCGCCTGCTCGACGGGGACCCGGAGGGCACCCGTGCGGCCTGGGCTCGGTCGCCGTTGGGCCCGCCGCGCCGGCAGGTGTTCCTCGCGCGGGCGGAGGGGCTGGAATTCGCCGTGCTTCCGCACCGCGAAAGTACTTCCATTTGGAAATAA
- a CDS encoding MarR family winged helix-turn-helix transcriptional regulator — protein sequence MSAGELAERAVAPPLLVEALTVAQRRLTRTLTVALTEEDCTLDQWLVLRTLGDGTGRSMGELARALVIPQATLTRIVDALVDGGHIYRRQSGADRRRITVHVSRRGTDRLARLNALAEAHEAAVRAACASEDPAALLAFLAGPDTA from the coding sequence ATGTCCGCCGGCGAACTTGCCGAACGCGCCGTCGCACCGCCGCTTCTGGTCGAGGCGCTGACCGTCGCGCAGCGCCGACTCACCCGCACGCTGACCGTCGCCCTGACCGAGGAGGACTGCACCCTCGACCAGTGGCTGGTGTTGCGCACCCTGGGCGACGGCACCGGGCGGTCGATGGGCGAACTGGCCCGCGCGCTGGTGATCCCGCAGGCCACGCTGACCCGGATCGTGGACGCGCTGGTGGACGGCGGCCACATCTACCGCCGCCAGTCCGGGGCCGACCGCCGCCGGATCACGGTCCACGTGTCCCGGCGCGGTACGGACCGGCTCGCTCGGCTGAACGCGCTGGCCGAGGCACACGAGGCGGCCGTGCGCGCGGCGTGCGCGAGCGAGGACCCGGCGGCCCTGCTGGCGTTTCTGGCCGGCCCCGACACCGCCTGA